The following nucleotide sequence is from Alteromonas sp. V450.
CTCTAGACTCGCCCCAAACAACCAGTTTGGCGATCATAGGATCGTAGTAGACACTAACTTCATCGCCTTCTCTTACACCCGTATCTACTCTCACTACTTCAGTTTGAACGGGCGGCCTGAGTAAGTTTAGTGTACCGGTGCAAGGCAAGAATTCGTTATCTGGATCTTCAGCATAAATTCGTGCTTCAAATGCATGGCCAGAAAGTACCAACTCTTGCTGTGTTTTAGGTAGTGCTTTACCTTCCGCGACGGTTAATTGCCACTGAACGAGATCTTCATTAGTGATCATTTCGGTAACAGGATGCTCAACCTGCAAACGCGTATTCATCTCCATGAAATAAAATGAGCCATCTTCATCGAGAAGAAATTCTACTGTCCCAGCGCCAACATAGTTAATCGCTTTAGCTGCCTTTATTGCAGCTTCCCCCATTTTCTCTCTAATTTCTTGAGACATATTGGGGGCAGGGGCTTCTTCGATTATCTTCTGGTGCCTTCTTTGCACCGAGCAGTCACGCTCGAAAAGGTAAACACCATTACCGAGTTCATCACAAAATACTTGGATTTCAACGTGACGGGGGCGAGTAAGGTATTTTTCAACGAGCATATGATCATCGCCAAAACTGGCCATTGATTCTCGTTTAGCTGCATTTAACGCTTGGGTGAATTCTGAGCCACTCCAAACTTGACGCATTCCTTTACCACCGCCACCTGCAGCTGCTTTCAATAAAACAGGGTAACCCATCTCATCCGCTGCCGCTTTTAAAGTTGATTCGTCTTGATTATCACCATGATAGCCAGGTACGAGTGGTACCCCAGCATCTTCCATAATTTTTTTGGCTGCAGACTTTGAGCCCATCGCCTCTATTGCTGATGCCGGTGGACCAACGAAAATAATATTGTTTTCAGCACAGAGTGTAGCGAACTTAGCATTTTCGGAAAGAAAACCATATCCAGGATGAATTGCGTCAACACCGAGCTCTTTTGATTTTTCAATAATTAGTTCGGCTTTCAAATAGCTCTCTTTAGATGGACTAGCACCTAGATAAATTGCCTCATCCGCCATATTCACGTGCATTGCATTTTTATCAGCATCAGAATATACCGCAACGGTCTTAATACCTAATGTTGTGGCTGTCTTGATAACGCGACAAGCTATCTCACCGCGATTAGCGATTAATAATTTATTTATCATTTTGAGCCTCCACCCAACATGCATTGCGTTTATTGAGAAAAGCGCTTAACCCTTCTTGCCCTTCTTGAGACGTTCGGATGGACGCAATCAATTTACTTGTTTGAGGAAGAAGGGCGTCGTTAATTTCCTGACTTGACACCCATTGCACGAGTGATTTGGCTTGAGCTGTTGCATTCGGGCCGTTTTTTATGATGTTCGATACAATATTATCAATGGTGCTATCTAATTCATCTTCAGACACCGCTTCACTAAGAAGCCCAAGTCTTCGGGCTCGTCGTGCAGAAAAAACTTCCGCTGTTTGGAAGTAACGTCGACAAGTGCGAGCGCCCATGGCTTCAATAACGTAGGGACTTATGGTGGCTGGAATTAAACCTATTTTTACTTCACTTAAGCAAAACTTGCTTAATTTGCTTCCAATCGCTATGTCACAACAAGCTACAAGCCCAACGGCTCCGCCAAATGCGGCGCCCTGAACCCTTGCGATTGTTGGCTTTGGAAGGGTGTAGAGTGTCTGCAGCATTGTTGCTAGAGCAAGAGCGTCCTTTTCGTTCTCATGCTCCGAGTAACTTGCCATTTTTTTCATCCAGTTTAAATCAGCACCAGCACTGAAACTTTTTCCTTCGGCACGCAAGATAACCGCTCGCACAGAGTCATCATGACCCGCGCGTTCGAAGAGAGCAGTAAGCTCTTGGATCATTTCGTCGTTAAACGCATTGTGTTTTTCCGCTCGATTCAATGTGATGACAGCGGCTCTTTTGTCATCAACGTGGTATGTCACAGCATTTTCCATTTCACGCATCTCCTACATTCTAAATATGCCAAACTGGGTGTCTTCAATAGGTTTATTGAAAGTTGCAGAAAGAGACAGCCCTAGAACAAGACGAGTATCAGCAGGATCGATTACCCCATCATCCCATAAGCGAGCAGATGCGTAATATGGATGTCCTTGTTTTTCATAAGTGTCGATAACAGGTTGTTTGAATGCTTGTTCTTCCTCTTCGCTCCAATGCTCACCAGAGCGCTCTTTTTGGTCGCGTTTAACTTGTGCCAAAACGCCAGCTGCCTGCTCCCCACCCATCACTGAGATACGTGCATTCGGCCACATGAAAAGGAAACGAGGATCATAAGCTCGGCCGCACATCCCATAGTTACCGGCACCAAAGCTTCCTCCTATCAATACGGTGAGTTTAGGGACATTTGCACATGCAACAGCGGTAACCATTTTGGCTCCGTGCTTTGCTATTCCACCATGCTCATACTGTTTTCCAACCATGAATCCCGTTATGTTTTGCAAGAAAACTAACGGAATTTTTCGCATTGCACATAGCTCAACGAAATGTGCACCTTTAAGAGCACTTTCGCCAAATAATATGCCGTTGTTTGCCACAATACCCACAGGAAACCCAAAAATTCTTGCAAAGCCGCATACTAGGGTTGTCCCGTACAATGGTTTAAATTCATCAAAATCTGAATCATCAACAACGCGGGCGATAATTTCTCGAACATCAAATGTTTGTTTGCTATCAGCAGGAACAACGCCGTATATTTCTTTCGGATCGTATTTAGGTGATTTGGCTGGCTTCACGTCTAGGGCAACCGTTTTTTTACGATTTAGCCGCGCGACGGCGCTTCTAGCGAGTGACAAGGCATGATGATCATTGTTCGCTAGGTGGTCAGCAACACCTGATATCCGAGTATGCACATCGCCGCCGCCAAGTTCTTCAGCAGTAACCACTTCTCCAGTTGCAGCTTTAACTAGAGGAGGGCCTCCCAAAAATATTGTTGCTTGCTCTTTAACTATTATACTTTCGTCAGCCATCGCGGGAACGTAAGCTCCGCCAGCAGTACATGACCCCATAACAACAGCAATTTGAGGGATATTCTTAGCTGACATGTTTGCCTGATTGAAGAAAATTCGACCAAAGTGTTCTCTGTCAGGAAAAACGTCATCTTGCCGAGGCAAG
It contains:
- a CDS encoding acetyl/propionyl/methylcrotonyl-CoA carboxylase subunit alpha, which translates into the protein MINKLLIANRGEIACRVIKTATTLGIKTVAVYSDADKNAMHVNMADEAIYLGASPSKESYLKAELIIEKSKELGVDAIHPGYGFLSENAKFATLCAENNIIFVGPPASAIEAMGSKSAAKKIMEDAGVPLVPGYHGDNQDESTLKAAADEMGYPVLLKAAAGGGGKGMRQVWSGSEFTQALNAAKRESMASFGDDHMLVEKYLTRPRHVEIQVFCDELGNGVYLFERDCSVQRRHQKIIEEAPAPNMSQEIREKMGEAAIKAAKAINYVGAGTVEFLLDEDGSFYFMEMNTRLQVEHPVTEMITNEDLVQWQLTVAEGKALPKTQQELVLSGHAFEARIYAEDPDNEFLPCTGTLNLLRPPVQTEVVRVDTGVREGDEVSVYYDPMIAKLVVWGESREIALKRLIHALNNYYIEGLSTNISFLKRVASHDAFQNAELTTTFIDKHSDSLFTSENERFSQSILPVMTLLTILKRPSHLSESDNSSAPWQKSGPWRCNSHHRETIDLLVKNEVISVTVTYSNDELLQIFKMQIGQNEFTVEGVVNENQIRTIVNGHRTSHVFSAVNGEYTLFNKDTHISFSVVPPSLGEEQNSDSDAALEAPMNGTIVALLVEPNAPVEKGQPILVMEAMKMEHTITAPQDGAVESFFYQPGELVDGGATLLSYQPKSAGNKED
- a CDS encoding enoyl-CoA hydratase/isomerase family protein, translating into MENAVTYHVDDKRAAVITLNRAEKHNAFNDEMIQELTALFERAGHDDSVRAVILRAEGKSFSAGADLNWMKKMASYSEHENEKDALALATMLQTLYTLPKPTIARVQGAAFGGAVGLVACCDIAIGSKLSKFCLSEVKIGLIPATISPYVIEAMGARTCRRYFQTAEVFSARRARRLGLLSEAVSEDELDSTIDNIVSNIIKNGPNATAQAKSLVQWVSSQEINDALLPQTSKLIASIRTSQEGQEGLSAFLNKRNACWVEAQNDK
- a CDS encoding carboxyl transferase domain-containing protein, translated to MPVLSSKINTKSDTFKTNSEHMQTQVNDLKEKIAKISEGGGAQAAQRHLSRGKLLARDRINALIDDNTPFLEIGQLAAWEVYDDYVPCAGVVAGIGMVSGTECMIVANDATVKGGTYYPLTVKKHLRAQTIAEQNNLPCIYLVDSGGANLPRQDDVFPDREHFGRIFFNQANMSAKNIPQIAVVMGSCTAGGAYVPAMADESIIVKEQATIFLGGPPLVKAATGEVVTAEELGGGDVHTRISGVADHLANNDHHALSLARSAVARLNRKKTVALDVKPAKSPKYDPKEIYGVVPADSKQTFDVREIIARVVDDSDFDEFKPLYGTTLVCGFARIFGFPVGIVANNGILFGESALKGAHFVELCAMRKIPLVFLQNITGFMVGKQYEHGGIAKHGAKMVTAVACANVPKLTVLIGGSFGAGNYGMCGRAYDPRFLFMWPNARISVMGGEQAAGVLAQVKRDQKERSGEHWSEEEEQAFKQPVIDTYEKQGHPYYASARLWDDGVIDPADTRLVLGLSLSATFNKPIEDTQFGIFRM